The window CATGTTCCAAAGAATGTAGACCACTTTCCAATGGAGTAAAAAATACCCATCTAATGTtcaaagtaaaatgtataaaataaaaagagtaaaaattaataaaaaaaatatccagaGAGACAGATAGATAAACAAACGAACAGATACAGATAGATAAATATGCAGGCTAACAGACATAGATTTTCAGAGAGATAGAGAGAAGTACGTATTGTGTCGAACAAAGCTTCTTACGTGATACATACATGTACTGTGGCTCAGCCGAACTGCACCTGCCTTTATGAAGGAAGGAGGAATAGAAAGCTTAGCATTGCCAGCAAAACGCTCACACTAAACACCTGGATTTTTTCTCACACTTGATCAATAAAGGATCCAGTTCTCTACTCTGTACGGCGTAGCTCCGTATCCTGAAAACTAGCATCAAAACTACTGCAATGAGAACAATCACAACCAGCAAACTATACTCTGATAAACTGCAACATCCATGTATATTGGCGACAGTTCTGAATTTTGAGTTAACACTTATGTAGCTGTTTACTCTTTTTTGCATACAAAATCCGCATTCCGATCAATAATTCGTCTGTTTTGTTCTCTTATCTTTGTACTCCTTAGCATATATATGACTACCATTTCTCTGGATATGCTCTATTTTACCATGACAAAACTTACATCAAAGGAAAGCTTAAGATCGATTTCCGCCACTGGACAGTTAATATGTGATGACCCTCATTTGGTCAGCGATATATTTACggacttagaatgctaaaatccggTGTTCGATTCCTGTCACTTCCATAACGTGGATAATCATTTGTCGAGTTTTACACTATAACAGATAATGTGAGATATAGACGAAACCACagaataaatcattttgtttcGTAAAGAGAAGAACGAAACGATTTAATTACAAGGAAGATGTATCACATTGGAAACAATATATTAACACTAATTGATCAGTTTGTTACTCCCCTCACACACAACCTTGTATAACACTTCTTATAATTGTTTGTCAAGTAGATTCTCCTTACACTTTATGTAATTGCTATCAAATACTTTCTGTTTAACCGACTGCTCAAATATATACGTCTGAGTCTGTCAATAGTGGCAAGAGAAcgaagacaaaataaaacaattgtcgcTGCCAACTGCTGATTTTAGGCCTAGAGTAAAGCTGCTGGGAATGtttgtgaatgaagacagacTGTCCCTGTTGACCAGTTACTTCAGCACTTTATACAATTTTCCATACGCTGTTGACGTATTACAATTTTGATTACCAGTTTAAAAACTGCTTCAGTATTGTTAGAATGCAAACTATGGACGGTGGCAGGGGGCGTTTCATATGGGTTGATGAGTAGACTTACCCCTTTTTCtctaaaagagaaacaaatccacTTAAAGAACATGATTTTTTTCGTGTTGTTCCGAAAGCACCCCAATTGTTAAAGGATATGTGCTGATCTAGAGGATGTTCTAGCAGGTGTTgggtaatttaatttatttaaagggGCGGATAAAATTCGGAATACACCTGACGTTTTGTTTTGTCAATCACGCCCACATACACACCCATTCCCCACAGTGCTGTGTTTTAACCCTAACTGGCAAAGGATTTTTCAAGACTATAatacaagataatattttgttatcttgtttAAAATAGTTTGGATAATCATTGCAGTGACTTCCGTCAGGGGCtacatgtccaggtggttaagacagtcgactcgtaatatgagggtcgagggtttgaatccccgtcacatcaaaacatgttcacccttccagcgttataatgttacagtcaaccccactattcgtttgtaaaagggtagcccaaaagttggcggtaggtagtgatgactagctgcctttcctctattcttacactgctaaattagggacggctaacgcagatagccctcgggtagctttgtgcaaaataaaaaaaaaacataaacaaagagactttgttcatttttattagtcAACTTAAACGATGGGTCTCAATCCTGTAAGCATTTTCGGGGTAAGTTTCATCGTGGATTTAGCCACTGTGACATACTCCTCTCTGGACTTCAATCAAATAAGACACCTTCCAATATTCTGTGAGACCGTGCGATTACTGTTGGAAAAGGTGAAGTGACCACATATTGtctagtattataataaaataacactcaGTGTATTAGTATAGCTAGAATTCACTGAATGAAATACGCATTAGTACAATTAGAAGAACAACAAACACGTAATTTTGTGGGGAAAGAGAAACTGATTCCATAGAAATGAATGCAAACAGATAAATTAGATTAATATTTATGGGGTTTTAAGTCAATTTTACTTCACCGTATAGTAACCTAAGTAAAATACATCTTtgacaaatatataaaatcagatgaatattattttctttaaattcatcttcgggcccggcatggccaggtgggttaaggcactcgtctcgtaatctgaagatcgtgggttcgaatctccgtcgcaccaaacatgcttgccctttcagacgtgggggggttataacgtaacagtcaatcccactatttgttggtaaaagggtagcccaagtgttggcggtgggtggtgatgactaggtgccttccctctagtcttactctgctaaattagagacggcgagcgcagatagccctccagtagctttgcgcgatatgaaaacaaataaacaaacaaatacatcttCACTCGAGACTGTAAATAGATGTAACAAATGACCTTAAAAATTCTTTACGTATTGACAAAAGATATGTCTCTTAAAGCAACATTTAAGTTTCTTAAGACTGAAATAAACCGTTTCAGTTATTTGTAGTAAATGCTGTGCTGATTTAAGACGTGACGTGTAATACTGATTTGGTTTATaaagtgtatttatatttcatttatatgacGGCGTTGAGTTGGATATTCTATGAGCTCCAATTTCGGACAAAATCCCATGTTGGCAATCTactcaattattaaaataacgtataaaaactattaaattgtttttatcgATAAGACACCTCTAAACCACTCTGTTGTTTAACGGAGTTTGGAAACAGCTGTGTTCTTTAGggttattatttttcaattataatgGCCTATAAACCTAGCTTGCTCCTCTATCTTAGGAAATTCTATACGTTAAGTACAAATCTGAATAGACAACCCAACTACAAACgtgtaaaaatatgatatttagagatttagaaaaataattctcaacgttaattacaaaattaagcTACTGTAAGCTATGCCTAAAAGGTAGATTTAAAATGGATAACTTAGTACCTCCCCTCTTTCAACAATTAATGTATCTCCACAGGAGTTAAACTATTCTTTTCCATCAAAGCTGTGCACACCAAACATAAAATCCATTCTTGTCGAGCTATTATCAGCACATATATCTAAACATAATTTCAACCTACTTCGAGTTTATGTAATATACCCGCTTTCTTTGCTTATTTTCCTATCTTGTTTTACGAAAAAGTAGTCTTAGTATCTCATGACCTAGCATATTACATTATAAATCATTGTTGACATAATATATGAATGAAAGGCTAGTGTTGTAGTTTTGTGTATTAGAGAACTGTATTTGGTTCTCGACCATTTAAAGAACATGCTATCTTAGAAAATATTTTGGGTTGTTGAACATCTTTGTGTTTATAGCAATAATTTTGATCCTCAGTTTCAGGAAAATAAGTAGTTTAACAGCAGAGGGCGCTAGGATTAGAGctttcataaatttttcataaatgtGTTTGGAAACTTTACACACCataaaactgatatataaatCAAAAGTAAAAACTGCCGTTTCAAGGAgatgttaatatttaatgaaaacaaagtcaagtctaaataaaataaaaatgaaataacacCACCATCACACCAGTAACACAtcacaaaacaagaaaattaaaactcaTACACCAAAAATCAGGTACCaaagtttatgatttttaaagCAAAGATCTGCAGCACGCATACAGTTCCAACAAGTGTTCAGGAATATCCTGCCTACCAGACATAATCCAAAAAAACgcagttaataaacaaaacaggtAGTGAAGAAACAGAAACTGGAGTTAAGTTTAGGGTACTATGATCCATCTATCTTCACTACTAACAACATTATTATTTGAGTATTCTCATGAGAGCCATTTTTCTTCAAATATGGTTAGTTACAtctttactttttgaaataattaaaaatatctagtCGATAAGCTTTTACTTTCCGGTATAGAGGTGACTTAGTTTACATTAGTTCACTTTCCGGTATAGTGGTGACAAATTACATTAGTAATTTGAATTTGGGTTCGTTAAAATCTATTTTACAGAACTCACATTAGGACAAAGTAACAATGCTAATTATAGTGCACAATGTttgaatgtatatatatctttaaaaagaGGAATGTAATTAATCATTTTGAATGAAATACGAGAACATAATTTTAACGGATACAAAACCTGTGAAATTCTTAAAATTTTTTGACTAATGTTACAGtagattaaataataaatttttcatatCAGTTATAATCACCTTTAGTTCCAAGATGCAATCCATAAGAGAATACTAGCTTTAAATCTAACTCTATCGTTCGACTTGTGACATGTTCAGTACAGCTGgacatttcaaattcaaacaaCTGAATTTGCTTCATCTTTTCTGGTTGGTACTTGAATgatgttgttaaaaacaagatggGTGCTCAGTTATTTCTAATATATCTGAGTTAAGAGTTTCTAGTTCTTGTTCTCTTGTAATTATTGTCTACGGGTGCAAATGggtgttttacaaatgtttaaacgGAGGGAGGTATTTTGAAAGATAATTTCAACTGTGATATTCGATTTagtatcattttaattttaacacccACAACCGGATTAGTATTAGTAGATTTTGGTTTGTAGCATCTTTGGCCAAATATAACCTCTATTTGATTTTCTTTGCTAACTGTATTGGTTATAAATTACGTGTTTTGTGTTATATCTTACAGACTGGATATCACCAACGTAACtggatgttagtgttgtaaacGGTTTTCTTAAAAATTACACCCTTGATACTTTACTGGtgtgatttttaatttcgttattTTGTGCCTTTATTAGTCACGTGCCAGTAGGTTTATTCCGTCTCGATTTTCAAACGTTAAATATAATTTGCTAGGAGttgattttaatttctgaattttcaCTTTAAAGAATTTgattataatttttgtgtttttcataattGATATATAGTGTTAAATTTTCGCCCGTATACtttccataaatatatatacataattatatttgtaacagAATATTATACCAGAGTcaaagaaaattaagtttttatttattagttgtggtttgaatttcgcacaaggctacacgaggactatctgtgctaaccgtccaaaattcagtagtgtaagactagaggaaaggtagctactCGCCCCTAGCGGTTGCCAAGTTTTGGGCTaccaatagtggaattgaccgtcatattataacatacccactgcttaaaggacaagcatgtttgatgtgacggggatttaaacccgccaCCTTCTGATTATGAATTGAGCACTTTAACCACCAAGCCATACCGGTCTCCAACACCTCTGtagaaagttttctttttcagcgtgtcttaaaaataaacaattgacGTTATTTATGAAATGGTTTACTTCTACCAAAATAAAAGCTGTTGCCaaaatactataattttataagtaataaCAAATTCTGTTTTCACTCCTTATTTCCATTTCAAATTAAGCTAGTTTTAGACAAAAGATTAAGGAACCTACTTTCAAATAAGTTTTCGATAAGTAAAGAtgtatttgtaaatgttattattcgCTTTTAAAATGAAGAGATGTGTTAATATACTTAATCTCAAACATGTCTTCTCGTCTAAATGTATGCGCCGATaatcattataaaaaacaaaccttaccTCCCCACCAGTTGTCACTAAAGAAGAAAAACTAATACTGTAATTTATAACGTCAATAAAAGACGCAAAACTAAATAACGTTTAgaatatatttgaattatatttcagAATATCTCGCGCTAAACTCGTAAAGAGCTATCTGCATATAGCCATCTCTAACGTAGAACTAatacactagagagaaggtagctagtcaatagCAACCATCGTCTGAACTTGTGTTACTTTGATTGAAAAAAATAGGACATTTGTTCAAGTTATAATTAGGgattattttctgaaaactaactatttgttcttatttttagTATATATTCCTGTGAATTTGCTTTGTGTTTCCACTTCTGTACATaataattcaatatatttaaggttttcattaattaatttaaattgccGAATTTGGACTCCATCTAAAAACCTAACAATGtaaactaaaactaatattttctagAATATCCAGTTTTTCTGACTAGTTTTTATCCAACGTGTTTGTCTGTTGGGTACTGTGAAGTAAATAGCAGTATCCGGATACTTCATAATAGTTGAAATAGCgtaataacttttaatttaatattgctaTTTTCTGTCATGGGTGAGAGCAGTTTTCGTTTGTTAATGTATTAAGATTGAGAAATAAAATGTGGAATGGTTTTTGATatcttatattttgtttgatatgcaggactttttttaaaacagaaatgtaTTGACTGAAAACTTTTCAAATCAGCAAAGATTTCACGGATACGTGTTTTTCGAATTTCATGAGCCTAGAAATTACGGTTTATTTTACATAGAGTATTCAATAGCTGTTtaatgtgtaaagtaaaatatgaaaccaTAAGAGTTGAATACGTTACATTAAAGAGAATTCTGGGCCTCGTCGTAACGGTGCAGTCCAGTTTACCATTTAAACTTGTAATGTTGCTACCATTACAAAACGCTCAGTCGTAAGGGTGTCCTTATCAGGGTACACACTTCTTGTATTCAAGCTTTCTATAATCGATCTGGTGAACGAAAAAAATGGTTTCTCAGCACCTGTTTCAATAAATGAATTGCACATAAATCTATAGGTGTATCGTTTAACCAGCGTGCTTTTTATATGGAACAGCATGAAACCATTTTCATTCTCTAGTGGCTTGAAGTGTGAGATGGTTGAGCACTTATGCGATGCAAACATATTGCACACACGTGACTTTTACTGTTTGTCCAGATATGTATCTGTTTTGattgtattgtgtatttttacCTCGTTCACGTGGACAGATTTTGCCTCTGACTCTTGTGTTCATAGATTCTCACTTTTACACAACGCCCCATAATGCTTAACATGACCGGAGTTCGACTTGTTGCAGATCTCTCTCTGGATTGCCTTGGTACTCCATATTGATTCATATTCCAAAAGCGATCAATTTTCTGTAACATCACAGTACATACGAAACGccaaaaaatgtcaaattgtagTTGTGATACATGCCATTCTATCTTAGCTTTATATCAGTTAAGTTTGTCGCTTGATTCGGAAATGCAACGGCTATCTACACACAAATCAATATATATTTCTATCTTtctttctctatatatatacatatatacatacactattGGGCCTGGCGTGACAAAGTGGTTAGTGCACCCAGACTGTGAGTCTAGAAGTTGATTGTTCAATACTCGCATTTCTGAATCGCAGATGTATTATAggtgtgacagtcaaattcatCTATTCGATCAGACAAAAGTAGCCTAGCATAGGGAAAGTCTTGTTGACTAGCTAATTTCCCTCTTGTTGTTCCgttaaaaattcaaaatgataGCTATGTCTTCAATTTCTGAACGTAAAGAaactttatgtttaaatatttgtcaatacaaattgtttttacaagtttgCTTATACAGAATTTTCTGCCTGTAATGTTATTTGTCTATCTACATCTATACATGTTTCTGTTGTTTGAACTGAAAGTGTCTTTTATCAAGGAAAGAAGTAACAGTTATAGACCGCTATTccaaagtagtttttttttagtttaggaCGCAACTCGACGCCAAAAgttattaaatacgttattttattatttttctatagttCGCAAATTATCCATTTCTGTTCAAAAgacgtaaaataataatattaatattttctatttctttctttacagaGATGGCAGCTGTTACTATCGGATACTTTAATGTGAACGACAGCTACCTACCTAAACACTTTACGAGGTTTTCCATAAAAAACTCGTTCCTACTTTCCGCTGGTTCTAAAGGAAAAGGACACAAACATCACACTGTTTCAACTTAGCTCATCGTAACCGAGTGGTTTCCGCATTTTCCCTACTTTTAAGCCTTCTACACCAAATTATCTAACATCCTTCTAAAAACTGCTGCAAGTTACATTCATGTgcttaaatataaagaaaagctAATGTTTAAACATCACTCTAAATAGTCAAAAATGATACATCTGTCCGACATTTCTAGGATCGTGTGTTTTGTGTAACGTTTTTACAACATAAAGCTGTTAATAAACAGTCAGCAATCACGGGAACGTTGTGGTATCTGTCCAAAGGGCGACTGTACGCCTTGTGCGTAACTGCGTTTATCGTGTCATTCTGCCTGGTGGCGCACGTTCTGTACGTGAGGTACCTGAATGATCCCACCTTATGCTTGGAAAACTACCATGATGATGAACCGATTAATGTTGACATCttgagagaaaaattaaaacttcccGAAACTAAGCGGCGTCTGCCCCAGTGCTTGATCATCGGCGTGCGGAAGGGCGGCACGAGGGCCTTGTTGGAGTTTCTCAACATACATTCCATGATTCAGAGGTCGACGGACGAGATCCACTTCTTTGATAACGAAAGGAAATACAGTATGGGTCTGGAGTGGTATCGCCAACAGATGCCTTATTCATTTGCCGACCAAATCACTGTAGAAAAGAGTCCCGCCTATTTCATCACTGAGGGCGCTCCCGAGCGAATCCGAGCCATGAACGAAAGTATCCGACTTCTTTTAATCGTACGCGAACCCGTAACTCGACTCATTTCGGACTATTCTCAACTAGCCGCAAACAAAGCCAAAAAAGATAAATTCATCCGACCTTTCCAGGATCTCGTGTTTCGAGAAGATGGCACAGTCAACACTGATTACCGAGCCGTGAGGGTTAGCATGTATTCCCTGTATATTAAAATGTGGCTGGGCGTCTTCCAACGGGATCAGATTCTCATAATCAACGGCGACCGAATGATTCGAGATCCTTACCCGGAGATCTATAAAACAGAACAATTTCTGGGCTTAGAACATCGAATCGGAAGGGAAAACTTCTTCTACAATAAAACGAAAGGATTTTACTGCGTTAGGAATTACACTGTGGACAAGTGTCTCAACGAAAGCAAAGGCCGGAAACATCCGCCGATTGATccagaaataatttcaaaactgaGGCAGTTTTATGCCCCCTTTAACCGTGAGTTTTACAGTTTAGTCAGACAAGATTTCGGCTGGCCTGAGGACTAACTAGAAATAGGTTTCAATAGGTTTAAGATTATGCGTTGTATGTTACATATTTCTGTTACGCTACACGATGTGGGACTGCTACAATATGAAATAGCATCCACTTcacttaataaattaaaacactatAGATGagaattctttttaattttaataaaatataataaaaaactactGTTCTCaataaaaggaaaatttaaaaaaagttagtAAACTACGTCTTACATTGTCCAAGACAAAAAGGGCAAGTTTAGGCACATAAACCAAATCGTAATATATATGACTTTGTGATTATTATCTGAATTACTACAAAATGCTTTTTTGGTATTAAAAAAAGTATTCCATGTCAGTTACCTAGGATGGCATGAAAGCGGGAACATTTTAGCAAATCTAATGTGATAGTTCTCCTAATTTATTCTTTATCGATATAATTTGAGCAATATTCGAATATAAGGTCAAACAAGTTCGTTAATACCTTCTTATTATGGACAAGTTTGAACCTGTAATAAACATTGCAACTAACTACATTgaatattaattgtatttatcTGCATGAGTAGAATCTTGGGAATGTAAACCGTTTTCATTAAAATAACCAAAGAAAGATTATTTCAAAGATTTATCTTTAACAGTATGTCTCCATATATAAAAGGTTATCACATTTTTAGTGCATGCACTTAAGACTTGTAGAGTACACATGTCAGAAAAAAGAATTGTTTGTCAATTAGTAAACTAGTTTTATagtctgtattgtttatatttataacattcgtttacttttattctgtatttcaacTGAAGTAAATTATGAAACTATTAAGGTAAAACCATAACTTGAGTATATTTAATGCAACTCTCTATATAAGTAACTTTTAAAatccaatatattttataactataatatttggAGAAGGTTAATGACGTTTGCTATAGCTTATTTCGTGGttcacatttgaaaaataaatgtgattttatttatagGTCGAAACAAAACGCGTCTAAGCATTCTTTATGTGActtacattaagtaataaaaccATTGTTATAGttgtaatacaaattttacttCTCCAAAGTCCTGTACAATCAAAGTTTTGTCTTTTCTTggaagttattttcaaaatatcagttaaaatgaaacattttatatttaataatgtttagagAGGATATGAATCCTAAATactatatttctgttttgttttttttcagctaCTGCTATAAAGGATAGCAAGAGTTTAACTTATATGAATTGACACAGAAAATAGTAAGGAAATATTCAAGTTTTCTGATGTAGCTTATACATAAAAATAgacttgcttttatttttaatgcaacatgcatttctttacttttttatgagaaaaatagtttttctatttttcttcaaataccatttttattttggaactttgttcaatatttgtttctcttgttgttgttgtccattaaacattttttacccctatttcattaaatatcattaCTGCAATTGCCATAAATTATAATTGATTCATTTTTAGTCTAACATATCTATTatgctatttaaaaaaacaagtattacTTTCTATCAAACACAATAGTTATTTCTactgaataacaataaatatgtatatattagacACTGTGTTCTAGCCGCAtgttgtaatattcaaaatctgaaatattttcattttttctctaCGTTAGAAATTGGCACTCTGAAAATGAGAGATTTTGATATTCCGAtctgtgattgaaaaaaaataccacaagatatttaaattaaaatatgctgcTCCTTAATATGTGatccggcatggctaagtggttaaggcgctcgactcggattgcgggttcgaatccccgtcacaccaaacatgcttaatTCGATGACTTAAGCttcattattcattttttattgttatttccaAATTTATATCGTACGTTTCGGCTCATAATTCTCTCCACCTTCAGGGAAGAATTGGGGTTTCTTGTTGAACAGACTGAAATGTTATCCATTAGAAGAGTTATTAACTATAACAGTTATATTCTACAATCTACACAAACTTACCCCAAGCAGTCATTGCTATATATCCAAAATCTTTAACACTTCGTATATCATTTTGTAATTGCGACTCAATAATACTTGcttatttataaacagaaatgcGATTATTGTCAAAGTTTTCTCTATTTGTTTTTGCCCTCTAGTGGTAAGTAGTATTCTGCAGAGGTATACTGCTATAAACtgtgtttcaatacccgtgatagaTAGAGCACAACTAGCTCTCAGCGTAGcttgtgcttaatgacaaacaataacatttttgtcTTTTAACTCCATTCTTAAATGCAAAAgtgtttcttatattatatagttaagtgtatatattttaaagctacacaattgaatattattgttaattgtatatttgtatttaataaattgtttacccaatttatttaataaataatctgCTAAGTTATTGACCAATATTGTCTAAATAATCCagagtctatataaatatatatatattagttgtgtaatattttcttcATGAAAACGTTTGTTTGTGGTCATTGAATCACTTTAGATTAATGGGCacgttttttttaagtaaatgaaTTGCCCAACTGTTTCTGAAGGTGAAATTCAGGCCCAAAATTTTGCAAGAAGGACacatttccaaaaaaaaatctcacccagctcaaaaggaaagagagGTAAAGATAGTCACCCGGCAtaactaagtgtgttaaggcgttcgactcgtaatccgagagtcgcgggttcgaattccggtcgcaccaaacatgctcgccctttcagccgtgggggcgttataatgtgacggtcaatcccattattcgttggtaaaagagtaacccaagagttggcggtgggtagtgatgactagctgccttccctctagtcttacactgctaaattagggacggctagcacagatagccctcgagtaactttgtgcgaaattccaaaaaacaaacaaaaacaaacgtaaaGATATTATTTTCACAGGATATTGCCCCATTAGATTCTTATCTTCATAAGCATCTACCCGATAGTACAATATTGCCATGCCTAAAGAGCATGATGGGGCATTATCCCCATGGTTAAAAATGATTGActttaatttgaattaataatgATATTCAATAAAGTATTACTATAAATTTTCGGGCAAAAACAGATGTGTCTGTGTtcatctgtataaaaacaaaactagataatggttaaaaatgtttgacttgtttgtttgttttttggaatttcgcacaaagcttctcgagggcgatctgtgctagccgtccttaatttagcagtgtaag of the Tachypleus tridentatus isolate NWPU-2018 chromosome 13, ASM421037v1, whole genome shotgun sequence genome contains:
- the LOC143236416 gene encoding heparan sulfate glucosamine 3-O-sulfotransferase 1-like; this translates as MGLNPVSIFGDRVFCVTFLQHKAVNKQSAITGTLWYLSKGRLYALCVTAFIVSFCLVAHVLYVRYLNDPTLCLENYHDDEPINVDILREKLKLPETKRRLPQCLIIGVRKGGTRALLEFLNIHSMIQRSTDEIHFFDNERKYSMGLEWYRQQMPYSFADQITVEKSPAYFITEGAPERIRAMNESIRLLLIVREPVTRLISDYSQLAANKAKKDKFIRPFQDLVFREDGTVNTDYRAVRVSMYSLYIKMWLGVFQRDQILIINGDRMIRDPYPEIYKTEQFLGLEHRIGRENFFYNKTKGFYCVRNYTVDKCLNESKGRKHPPIDPEIISKLRQFYAPFNREFYSLVRQDFGWPED